Proteins encoded together in one Streptomyces umbrinus window:
- a CDS encoding DUF1707 and DUF4190 domain-containing protein: MSYPSWQPGEGPKDPQARQRPGGVPSWRGQGGQPPVWYGQGGPPQPGHADGSHSMLASHADRERAVDVLRAGFGEGRMEQAEFEKRVARAYAARTVGELALLVADLPQGPVPLPAAVGAVPRTFLPLPVPKTNEKAIGSAICGGLCLVTVGLTGLPAVILGHSARSEIRRTGEGGDGLALTGLVIGWLATASWTLVVTLLLIAALTTG, from the coding sequence GTGTCGTACCCGTCGTGGCAGCCCGGGGAGGGGCCGAAGGATCCGCAGGCCCGGCAGCGGCCGGGTGGTGTGCCGTCCTGGCGTGGGCAGGGTGGTCAGCCGCCCGTCTGGTACGGGCAGGGCGGTCCGCCGCAGCCCGGGCACGCGGACGGCAGCCATTCGATGCTCGCCTCGCACGCGGACCGGGAGCGGGCCGTCGACGTGCTCAGAGCCGGCTTCGGCGAGGGGCGCATGGAGCAGGCCGAGTTCGAGAAGCGGGTGGCGAGGGCCTACGCGGCCCGTACGGTGGGCGAGCTGGCCCTTCTGGTGGCCGACCTGCCCCAGGGGCCCGTACCGCTGCCGGCGGCCGTAGGAGCCGTGCCACGGACGTTCCTGCCCCTTCCCGTGCCGAAGACGAACGAGAAGGCGATCGGGTCGGCGATCTGCGGTGGGCTGTGCCTGGTAACCGTCGGGCTCACCGGTCTTCCCGCGGTGATTCTCGGCCATTCCGCACGCTCGGAGATCCGGCGCACGGGCGAGGGCGGTGACGGTCTCGCGCTCACCGGACTCGTCATCGGATGGCTGGCCACGGCCAGCTGGACACTTGTGGTGACGCTGCTGCTCATCGCCGCGCTGACGACCGGATGA
- the rpsL gene encoding 30S ribosomal protein S12: MPTIQQLVRKGRQDKVEKNKTPALEGSPQRRGVCTRVFTTTPKKPNSALRKVARVRLTSGIEVTAYIPGEGHNLQEHSIVLVRGGRVKDLPGVRYKIIRGSLDTQGVKNRKQARSRYGAKKEK, translated from the coding sequence GTGCCTACGATCCAGCAGCTGGTCCGGAAGGGCCGGCAGGACAAGGTCGAGAAGAACAAGACGCCCGCACTCGAGGGTTCGCCCCAGCGTCGCGGCGTCTGCACGCGTGTGTTCACGACCACCCCGAAGAAGCCGAACTCGGCCCTGCGTAAGGTCGCGCGTGTGCGTCTGACCAGCGGGATCGAAGTCACCGCTTACATTCCGGGTGAGGGACACAACCTGCAGGAGCACTCCATCGTGCTCGTGCGTGGTGGCCGTGTGAAGGACCTGCCGGGTGTTCGCTACAAGATCATCCGAGGTTCCCTGGACACCCAGGGTGTCAAGAACCGCAAGCAGGCCCGCAGCCGCTACGGCGCCAAGAAGGAGAAGTAG
- the rpsG gene encoding 30S ribosomal protein S7, whose product MPRKGPAPKRPVIIDPVYGSPLVTSLINKVLLNGKRSTAERIVYGAMEGLREKTGNDPVITLKRALENIKPTLEVKSRRVGGATYQVPVEVKPGRASTLALRWLVGYSRARREKTMTERLLNELLDASNGLGAAVKKREDTHKMAESNKAFAHYRW is encoded by the coding sequence ATGCCTCGTAAGGGCCCCGCCCCGAAGCGCCCGGTCATCATCGACCCGGTCTACGGTTCTCCTCTTGTCACGTCGCTCATCAACAAGGTGCTGCTGAACGGCAAGCGCTCCACCGCCGAGCGCATCGTCTACGGCGCCATGGAGGGCCTGCGCGAGAAGACCGGCAACGACCCGGTCATCACGCTCAAGCGCGCTCTTGAGAACATCAAGCCGACCCTCGAGGTCAAGTCCCGCCGTGTCGGTGGCGCCACCTACCAGGTGCCGGTCGAGGTCAAGCCCGGCCGCGCGAGCACCCTGGCGCTGCGCTGGCTGGTCGGTTACTCCCGCGCCCGTCGCGAGAAGACCATGACCGAGCGTCTGCTCAACGAGCTTCTCGACGCCTCCAACGGCCTCGGTGCCGCTGTGAAGAAGCGCGAGGACACCCACAAGATGGCCGAGTCCAACAAGGCCTTCGCGCACTACCGCTGGTAG
- the fusA gene encoding elongation factor G, whose translation MATTSLDLARVRNIGIMAHIDAGKTTTTERILFYTGVSYKIGEVHDGAATMDWMEQEQERGITITSAATTCHWPLEDNDYTINIIDTPGHVDFTVEVERSLRVLDGAVTVFDGVAGVEPQSETVWRQADRYGVPRICFVNKLDRTGAEFHRCVDMISGRLGAQPIVMQLPIGAEADFKGVVDLVTMKALVWSAEAEKGEMYDVVDIPATHTEAAEEYRGKLVETVAENDDEIMELYLEGKEPSVEQLYAAIRRITIASGKSEGTTVTPVFCGTAFKNKGVQPLLDAVVRYLPTPLDVEAIEGHDVKDPEVVIQRKPSVDEPLSALAFKIMSDPHLGKLTFVRVYSGRLVSGTAVLNSVKGKKERIGKIYRMHANKREEIEAVGAGDIVAVMGLKQTTTGETLSDDKHPVILESMDFPAPVIQVAIEPKSKGDQEKLGVAIQRLAEEDPSFQVHSDEETGQTIIGGMGELHLEVLVDRMRREFKVEANVGKPQVAYRETIRKAVERVDYTHKKQTGGTGQFAKVQIAIEPIVDGDASYEFVNKVTGGRIPREYIPSVDAGAQEAMQFGILAGYEMTGVRVTLLDGAYHEVDSSELAFKIAGSQAFKEAARKASPVLLEPMMAVEVTTPEDYMGDVIGDINSRRGQIQAMEERAGARVVKGLVPLSEMFGYVGDLRSKTSGRASYSMQFDSYAEVPRNVAEEIIAKAKGE comes from the coding sequence ATGGCTACCACTTCACTTGACCTGGCCAGGGTCCGCAACATCGGGATCATGGCCCACATCGACGCGGGTAAGACGACCACCACCGAGCGGATCCTCTTCTACACCGGCGTCAGCTACAAGATCGGTGAAGTCCACGACGGCGCTGCCACCATGGACTGGATGGAGCAGGAGCAGGAGCGTGGCATCACGATCACCTCTGCTGCTACCACTTGTCATTGGCCGCTTGAGGACAACGACTACACGATCAACATCATCGACACCCCGGGTCACGTCGACTTCACGGTCGAGGTGGAGCGTTCGCTCCGCGTCCTCGACGGTGCCGTCACCGTGTTCGACGGCGTCGCGGGTGTCGAGCCGCAGTCCGAGACGGTGTGGCGTCAGGCCGACCGTTACGGCGTGCCGCGCATCTGCTTCGTGAACAAGCTCGACCGGACCGGCGCGGAGTTCCACCGCTGCGTCGACATGATCAGCGGCCGCCTCGGCGCGCAGCCGATCGTCATGCAGCTCCCGATCGGTGCCGAGGCCGACTTCAAGGGCGTCGTCGACCTGGTCACGATGAAGGCTCTCGTGTGGTCCGCCGAGGCGGAGAAGGGCGAGATGTACGACGTCGTCGACATCCCGGCCACCCACACCGAGGCTGCCGAGGAGTACCGCGGCAAGCTCGTCGAGACGGTCGCCGAGAACGACGACGAGATCATGGAGCTGTACCTGGAGGGCAAGGAGCCTTCCGTGGAGCAGCTGTACGCCGCGATCCGCCGCATCACCATCGCGTCCGGCAAGTCCGAAGGCACCACGGTCACTCCGGTGTTCTGTGGCACCGCGTTCAAGAACAAGGGCGTTCAGCCCCTGCTCGACGCGGTCGTGCGCTACCTGCCGACCCCGCTTGACGTCGAGGCCATCGAGGGCCACGACGTGAAGGACCCCGAGGTCGTCATCCAGCGCAAGCCGTCCGTGGACGAGCCGCTGTCCGCCCTCGCGTTCAAGATCATGAGCGACCCGCACCTGGGCAAGCTCACCTTCGTCCGGGTCTACTCGGGCCGCCTGGTGTCCGGCACTGCGGTGCTGAACTCCGTCAAGGGCAAGAAGGAGCGCATCGGCAAGATCTACCGCATGCACGCGAACAAGCGTGAGGAGATCGAGGCGGTGGGCGCCGGCGACATCGTCGCCGTGATGGGCCTGAAGCAGACCACCACCGGTGAGACGCTCAGTGACGACAAGCACCCGGTCATCCTGGAGTCCATGGACTTCCCGGCGCCGGTCATCCAGGTCGCCATCGAGCCCAAGTCCAAGGGTGACCAGGAGAAGCTGGGTGTAGCCATCCAGCGTCTCGCGGAGGAGGACCCCTCCTTCCAGGTTCACTCGGACGAGGAGACCGGCCAGACCATCATCGGCGGTATGGGCGAGCTGCACCTCGAGGTGCTGGTCGACCGTATGCGCCGTGAGTTCAAGGTCGAGGCCAACGTCGGTAAGCCGCAGGTCGCGTACCGTGAGACGATCCGCAAGGCCGTCGAGCGCGTGGACTACACCCACAAGAAGCAGACCGGTGGTACGGGTCAGTTCGCCAAGGTGCAGATCGCGATCGAGCCGATCGTGGACGGCGACGCCTCGTACGAGTTCGTGAACAAGGTCACCGGTGGCCGTATCCCGCGGGAGTACATCCCGTCGGTGGACGCCGGTGCGCAGGAGGCCATGCAGTTCGGCATCCTCGCCGGTTACGAGATGACGGGCGTCCGCGTCACGCTTCTCGACGGTGCCTACCACGAGGTCGACTCCTCCGAGCTGGCGTTCAAGATCGCCGGTTCGCAGGCCTTCAAGGAGGCCGCCCGCAAGGCCAGCCCCGTGCTGCTCGAGCCGATGATGGCCGTCGAGGTCACCACGCCCGAGGACTACATGGGTGACGTCATCGGCGACATCAACTCCCGCCGTGGCCAGATCCAGGCCATGGAGGAGCGTGCCGGTGCCCGCGTCGTGAAGGGCCTCGTGCCCCTCTCGGAGATGTTCGGCTACGTCGGCGACCTCCGCAGCAAGACCTCGGGTCGCGCAAGCTACTCGATGCAGTTCGACTCCTACGCCGAGGTTCCCCGGAACGTCGCCGAGGAGATCATCGCGAAGGCCAAGGGCGAGTAA
- the tuf gene encoding elongation factor Tu, whose protein sequence is MAKAKFERTKPHVNIGTIGHIDHGKTTLTAAITKVLHDAYPDLNEASAFDQIDKAPEERQRGITISIAHVEYQTETRHYAHVDCPGHADYIKNMITGAAQMDGAILVVAATDGPMPQTKEHVLLARQVGVPYIVVALNKADMVDDEEILELVELEVRELLSEYEFPGDDLPVVKVSALKALEGDKEWGQSVLDLMKAVDESIPQPERDVDKPFLMPIEDVFTITGRGTVVTGRIERGVLKVNETVDIVGIKTEKTTTTVTGIEMFRKLLDEGQAGENVGLLLRGIKREDVERGQVIIKPGSVTPHTEFEAQAYILSKDEGGRHTPFFNNYRPQFYFRTTDVTGVVTLPEGTEMVMPGDNTEMTVELIQPVAMEEGLKFAIREGGRTVGAGQVTKINK, encoded by the coding sequence GTGGCGAAGGCGAAGTTCGAGCGGACTAAGCCGCACGTCAACATCGGCACCATCGGTCACATCGACCACGGTAAGACGACCCTCACGGCCGCCATTACCAAGGTGCTGCATGACGCGTACCCGGACCTGAACGAGGCCTCGGCCTTCGACCAGATCGACAAGGCTCCTGAGGAGCGCCAGCGCGGTATCACCATCTCCATCGCGCACGTCGAGTACCAGACGGAGACGCGTCACTACGCCCACGTCGACTGCCCCGGTCACGCGGACTACATCAAGAACATGATCACGGGTGCGGCGCAGATGGACGGCGCCATCCTCGTTGTCGCCGCGACGGACGGCCCGATGCCGCAGACCAAGGAGCACGTGCTCCTGGCCCGCCAGGTCGGCGTTCCGTACATCGTTGTCGCGCTGAACAAGGCCGACATGGTGGACGACGAGGAGATCCTGGAGCTCGTCGAGCTCGAGGTCCGTGAGCTGCTCTCCGAGTACGAGTTCCCGGGCGACGACCTTCCGGTCGTCAAGGTCTCGGCGCTCAAGGCCCTTGAGGGCGACAAGGAGTGGGGCCAGTCCGTCCTCGACCTGATGAAGGCCGTCGACGAGTCGATCCCGCAGCCCGAGCGTGACGTCGACAAGCCGTTCCTCATGCCGATCGAGGACGTCTTCACGATCACCGGTCGTGGCACCGTCGTCACCGGTCGTATCGAGCGTGGTGTCCTCAAGGTCAACGAGACCGTCGACATCGTCGGCATCAAGACCGAGAAGACCACCACCACGGTCACGGGCATCGAGATGTTCCGCAAGCTGCTCGACGAGGGCCAGGCCGGTGAGAACGTCGGTCTGCTGCTTCGTGGCATCAAGCGCGAGGACGTCGAGCGCGGCCAGGTCATCATCAAGCCCGGCTCGGTCACCCCGCACACGGAGTTCGAGGCCCAGGCGTACATCCTGTCCAAGGACGAGGGTGGCCGTCACACGCCGTTCTTCAACAACTACCGTCCCCAGTTCTACTTCCGCACGACGGACGTGACTGGTGTGGTGACCCTCCCCGAGGGCACCGAGATGGTCATGCCGGGCGACAACACTGAGATGACCGTTGAGCTCATCCAGCCCGTCGCCATGGAGGAGGGCCTGAAGTTCGCCATCCGTGAGGGTGGCCGGACCGTGGGCGCCGGCCAGGTCACCAAGATCAACAAGTAA
- a CDS encoding RNA polymerase sigma factor, whose protein sequence is MASDSKSRGGPPGELYDPAAFEVFYRRHVDTVTRFMARRVTDPHTVADLTAETFLAVIDSARAYRPDLGSETAWLYGIARNVVAAEARRSARQNVLGGRIAAHRLLEGDDIDRLEEKLDAEKAGRRALAALDSLPDGERAVIELVAVDQLSVTEAAVALGIRKVTARVRLHRARRSLRSAAAGADGQQAALTYAGGEA, encoded by the coding sequence TTGGCATCCGACAGCAAAAGCCGGGGCGGTCCACCGGGAGAGCTGTACGACCCGGCCGCCTTCGAGGTCTTCTATCGCCGCCATGTCGACACCGTCACCCGCTTCATGGCCCGGCGGGTCACCGACCCGCACACCGTCGCCGATCTCACCGCCGAGACCTTCCTCGCGGTGATCGACTCCGCCCGTGCCTACCGCCCCGACCTCGGGAGCGAGACCGCCTGGCTGTACGGCATCGCACGCAACGTGGTGGCCGCGGAAGCCCGAAGGAGCGCGCGTCAGAACGTGCTCGGCGGCCGTATCGCCGCCCACCGGCTGCTGGAAGGCGACGACATCGACCGGCTGGAGGAGAAGCTCGACGCCGAGAAGGCCGGGCGTCGCGCGCTGGCCGCCCTGGACAGTCTCCCCGACGGCGAGCGTGCGGTGATCGAACTCGTCGCCGTCGACCAGCTGAGCGTCACCGAGGCCGCCGTGGCGCTGGGCATACGCAAGGTCACCGCCCGGGTGCGGCTGCACCGGGCGCGCAGGTCGCTGCGCTCGGCGGCGGCCGGAGCCGACGGGCAGCAGGCAGCACTCACGTATGCGGGGGGAGAGGCATGA